A genomic stretch from Pontivivens ytuae includes:
- a CDS encoding polyhydroxyalkanoate depolymerase: MLYHAYEFTHAAISPMRQAARMGQELMTSPFNPLAETYQARATAAACEMFINATRRYGKPTFGIEMVDVGNASSPVVEEVVLELPFCNLLHFEKPEVDADQPKVLIVAPMSGHYATLLRGTVKQMLPGHDVYITDWIDARDVPLTAGRFDLDDYADYVIEFCQHLASDGERPAVLAVCQPGVPVLAAASLMAERKDPARPSSITLMGSPIDVTQNPKQPNELATSRPLSWFENNVIVTVPWPNKGFLRRVYPGFLQLSGFMSMNLDRHVNAHVEHFRNMVKGDGDSAEQHRTFYDEYLAVMDLTAEFYLQTIERVFQKRLLAVGEYAYRGEIVKPSAITDIALMTIEGEKDDITGLGQTEAAHTLTTKLPKAKRMHYVQEKVGHYGVFNGSRWRQFIQPKVAEFIATHRADVA, encoded by the coding sequence ATGCTGTATCACGCCTACGAGTTCACACACGCCGCCATCTCGCCGATGCGGCAGGCCGCACGGATGGGGCAGGAGTTGATGACTTCTCCCTTCAATCCGCTCGCGGAAACCTACCAGGCGCGGGCCACAGCCGCGGCCTGCGAGATGTTCATCAACGCCACGCGGCGTTATGGCAAACCGACCTTCGGCATCGAGATGGTCGATGTCGGCAACGCGTCCTCCCCCGTGGTGGAGGAAGTGGTTCTGGAGCTGCCCTTCTGCAATCTGCTCCATTTCGAGAAGCCTGAGGTTGATGCGGATCAACCCAAGGTGCTGATCGTCGCACCGATGTCGGGACACTACGCCACGCTGCTGCGCGGCACGGTCAAGCAGATGCTGCCCGGGCACGACGTCTACATCACCGACTGGATCGACGCGCGCGACGTGCCGCTGACCGCGGGCCGCTTCGATCTGGACGATTATGCGGATTACGTCATCGAGTTCTGCCAGCATCTGGCCAGCGATGGGGAGCGGCCTGCAGTCCTCGCCGTCTGCCAGCCGGGTGTGCCGGTGCTCGCCGCCGCCTCGCTGATGGCCGAGCGCAAGGATCCGGCGCGGCCGTCCTCGATCACGCTGATGGGCTCGCCCATCGACGTGACGCAGAACCCCAAGCAGCCCAACGAGCTGGCGACCTCGCGGCCGCTGAGCTGGTTCGAGAACAACGTGATCGTCACCGTGCCCTGGCCCAACAAGGGCTTCCTGCGGCGGGTCTATCCAGGCTTCCTGCAGCTCTCGGGCTTCATGTCGATGAACCTCGACCGCCACGTGAACGCCCATGTCGAGCACTTCCGCAACATGGTGAAGGGCGACGGCGATTCGGCGGAGCAGCACCGGACCTTCTACGACGAATACCTCGCGGTGATGGACCTGACGGCGGAGTTCTACCTCCAGACCATCGAGCGGGTGTTCCAGAAGCGGCTGCTGGCGGTCGGCGAATATGCCTATCGCGGCGAGATCGTGAAGCCGTCGGCGATCACCGACATCGCGCTGATGACGATCGAGGGTGAGAAGGACGACATCACCGGTCTGGGCCAGACGGAGGCGGCGCATACGCTGACCACCAAGCTGCCCAAGGCGAAGCGCATGCATTACGTGCAGGAGAAGGTCGGCCATTACGGCGTCTTCAACGGCTCGCGCTGGCGTCAGTTCATCCAGCCGAAAGTCGCGGAGTTCATTGCGACGCACCGCGCGGACGTTGCCTGA
- a CDS encoding M48 family metallopeptidase, with the protein MPDRLTVGDPPITVELRRATRARRLTLRVPSIGGDPVLTVPPRVRDAVVEDFLMEREEWLRAALSRTPQPAGIADGTVLPVEGAPHVVSLAARRGVAQGPGTLELPRRAPGPALAAWLKARARDRLAARCDHHAAKLGRTVTRITLRDPRSRWGSCTSEGNLMFSWRLILAPPEVLDYVAAHEVAHLVEMNHSPAFWAIVERLYPGWQVQRDWLRAEGASLHGWRFD; encoded by the coding sequence TTGCCTGACCGCCTGACCGTCGGCGATCCGCCGATCACCGTGGAATTGCGCCGCGCCACCCGGGCGCGGCGCTTGACGTTGCGGGTCCCGTCCATCGGGGGCGACCCGGTGCTGACCGTACCGCCGCGCGTGCGCGATGCCGTGGTCGAGGACTTCCTGATGGAACGCGAAGAGTGGCTGCGCGCCGCCCTCTCTCGCACGCCGCAACCTGCCGGCATCGCGGACGGCACCGTGCTCCCGGTCGAGGGCGCGCCGCATGTCGTCTCGCTGGCCGCGCGGCGCGGCGTGGCGCAGGGCCCCGGCACACTGGAGCTGCCCCGACGCGCCCCCGGCCCGGCGCTGGCCGCCTGGCTGAAGGCCCGCGCCCGCGACCGGCTCGCCGCCCGCTGCGATCATCATGCTGCCAAGCTGGGCCGGACCGTCACACGGATTACCCTGCGCGACCCGCGCTCTCGCTGGGGCAGCTGCACAAGCGAGGGGAACCTCATGTTCTCCTGGCGCCTGATCCTCGCACCGCCGGAGGTGCTGGACTATGTCGCCGCCCACGAGGTCGCGCATCTGGTCGAGATGAACCATTCGCCCGCGTTCTGGGCCATCGTCGAACGGCTCTACCCCGGCTGGCAGGTGCAGCGGGACTGGTTGCGGGCGGAGGGTGCGTCGCTCCACGGCTGGCGCTTCGACTGA